The following proteins are encoded in a genomic region of Clostridium kluyveri:
- a CDS encoding CotS family spore coat protein, with amino-acid sequence MIDRYSEKKYLTEYDLCVELFDRFDLKVYDVIPIRKVYMVSSDKGKKIFKKLEYTLDELNFIDELLTYVRSKFPRVVNFVENKEGDIYTIWNGDMYCIMDVVYGRECNFSNPVDLSIAAEGLGEFHLASEGFKTNIQNKYNNGKLIDIFNRRIQEMEFFQNIANIHEKKTEFDEIFIKNSSYYIEQIRKSESMLEESYYYKLCSEEDKIVVCHHDLAYHNILINNNEAYFVDFDYAIIDLKVHDLCNFINKVVKNFAFDIEKAKLIIDSYCNKNTLSNRELEVLYAMLNFPNDFYTISRDYYTKRKDWREEIFLDRLKRKIRYKEDREEFLEEFKNKILIK; translated from the coding sequence TTGATAGATAGATATAGTGAAAAAAAATATTTAACTGAATATGATCTATGTGTAGAACTTTTTGATAGATTTGATTTAAAAGTATATGATGTCATACCTATTAGAAAAGTGTATATGGTTTCTTCAGATAAGGGTAAGAAAATATTCAAGAAATTAGAGTATACTTTGGATGAGTTGAATTTTATAGATGAACTTTTAACTTATGTAAGAAGTAAATTTCCAAGAGTAGTTAATTTCGTAGAAAATAAAGAAGGAGATATATATACCATATGGAATGGAGATATGTATTGTATAATGGATGTAGTTTATGGTAGGGAATGTAATTTTAGTAATCCTGTAGATTTGAGTATTGCAGCTGAGGGACTTGGAGAGTTTCATCTTGCATCTGAAGGTTTCAAAACAAATATACAAAATAAATATAATAATGGAAAACTTATTGATATTTTTAATCGAAGAATTCAGGAAATGGAATTTTTCCAAAATATAGCTAATATACATGAAAAGAAAACGGAATTTGATGAAATATTTATAAAAAACTCTAGCTATTATATAGAGCAAATAAGAAAAAGTGAAAGTATGCTTGAAGAATCTTATTATTATAAGTTATGTAGTGAGGAGGACAAAATAGTAGTATGTCATCATGATTTGGCTTACCATAACATATTAATAAATAATAATGAAGCTTATTTTGTAGATTTTGACTATGCTATTATAGATCTCAAAGTACATGATTTATGTAATTTTATAAATAAAGTCGTTAAAAATTTTGCTTTTGATATAGAAAAGGCAAAGCTGATAATAGATAGTTATTGTAATAAGAACACATTGAGCAATAGGGAATTAGAAGTATTATATGCTATGTTAAATTTTCCTAATGATTTTTATACTATATCTAGAGACTATTATACTAAGCGAAAAGATTGGAGGGAAGAAATATTTTTGGATAGATTAAAAAGAAAAATCAGATATAAAGAAGATAGAGAAGAATTTTTGGAGGAATTCAAAAATAAAATTTTAATTAAATAG
- a CDS encoding spore coat protein, whose translation MYSDNVELCFIEYLKSKGIYVVKQFNRDLKQESLTLNRIKEQISIISEFHKRTLGYTGVMNKRLDNNIGRVVERYKIYIRKLKKYLEQISSYKNRSNFEEKLNKVGEGYLIRAERCMENLYKNNYIDLILRSMSRVEMCLTDIYFDNLRKTKDIQVINIKNCCYNMVEMDLVYFLNKIKRKGIDINFSELIKSFCIEESLDDNSLQFILSIISYPYQFMKCCNKYRYNTKNWTEDEYLLRLDKSINEDGESLI comes from the coding sequence GTGTATAGTGACAATGTTGAACTGTGTTTTATAGAATATTTAAAATCAAAAGGAATATATGTGGTGAAGCAATTCAATAGGGATTTAAAACAAGAATCCTTAACTTTAAATAGAATAAAGGAGCAAATATCTATAATAAGTGAATTTCATAAGAGAACTTTAGGTTATACAGGAGTTATGAATAAACGTCTAGATAACAATATAGGAAGAGTAGTAGAACGTTATAAGATATATATAAGGAAATTAAAAAAATATTTAGAACAGATATCCAGTTATAAAAACAGAAGTAATTTTGAAGAAAAACTAAATAAAGTGGGAGAAGGGTATTTAATTAGGGCAGAAAGATGTATGGAAAATCTATACAAAAACAATTATATAGATTTGATACTTAGAAGTATGAGTAGGGTGGAAATGTGTCTCACAGATATTTACTTTGATAATTTGAGGAAAACAAAAGATATACAAGTAATAAATATAAAAAATTGCTGCTATAATATGGTTGAAATGGATTTAGTGTATTTTCTGAATAAGATAAAAAGAAAAGGCATAGATATAAATTTTAGTGAACTTATAAAAAGTTTTTGTATTGAGGAGTCTTTAGATGATAATAGCTTGCAATTTATATTATCTATAATATCTTATCCTTATCAATTCATGAAATGCTGCAATAAATATAGATATAATACAAAAAACTGGACAGAAGATGAATATTTACTTAGATTAGATAAATCCATTAATGAGGATGGAGAAAGTTTAATTTAA
- a CDS encoding CotS family spore coat protein: MDILKVREYVEDAYDLHIEFIEKIKSIYRIHTNCNEYCLKVINYDYGHFLFIISAIKHLQNKRFRSIPKIIKTKDEKDYIKMENSYAYLCEWIICRECNYDNPLDILVATSKLGELHKKSYNFQITKDMNPRIGWFKWIDTFKHRQEEMISFRKIILEKESKSEFDTLYLNHIDREIELAEKSINHLKKSNYMDNMKEEIKNMGFCHHDYANHNILIDTKGEVNIIDFDYCILDTHLHDLSSLLLRRMKNGRWNINNAFFIIDTYSSINDVKEKDIPIMAAFIEFPQDFWQLGIQYYMEKQPWGKDFFMKKLKKILKDKEEKLEFIDEFRNWKYN; this comes from the coding sequence TTGGATATATTAAAAGTTCGAGAGTATGTTGAAGATGCTTACGATCTCCATATTGAGTTTATAGAAAAAATAAAAAGTATATATAGAATCCATACCAACTGTAATGAATACTGTTTAAAGGTAATAAATTATGATTACGGGCATTTCTTATTTATAATTTCTGCTATAAAACATCTCCAAAATAAAAGATTCAGAAGTATACCTAAAATAATTAAGACTAAAGATGAAAAAGATTATATAAAAATGGAAAATTCTTATGCCTATTTGTGTGAATGGATTATCTGTAGAGAGTGCAATTATGATAATCCTTTAGATATTTTAGTAGCCACCTCTAAACTAGGAGAACTGCACAAAAAAAGCTATAATTTTCAGATTACCAAAGATATGAATCCAAGGATAGGATGGTTTAAATGGATAGATACTTTTAAGCATCGTCAAGAGGAAATGATAAGCTTTAGAAAAATAATACTGGAAAAAGAATCTAAATCAGAATTTGATACATTATATTTAAACCATATTGATAGAGAAATCGAATTGGCAGAAAAATCTATAAATCATTTAAAGAAAAGTAATTATATGGATAATATGAAAGAAGAAATAAAAAATATGGGATTCTGTCACCATGATTATGCAAATCACAATATTTTAATAGATACTAAAGGAGAAGTTAATATAATAGATTTTGATTATTGTATATTAGACACTCATCTGCATGATCTATCAAGTTTGCTCTTAAGGAGAATGAAAAATGGAAGATGGAATATAAATAATGCATTTTTTATTATTGACACCTATAGTTCCATAAATGATGTAAAAGAGAAAGATATACCTATTATGGCTGCTTTTATAGAATTTCCTCAAGATTTTTGGCAGCTTGGAATACAGTATTACATGGAGAAGCAGCCTTGGGGAAAAGATTTTTTTATGAAAAAATTAAAGAAGATACTTAAAGATAAAGAAGAAAAATTAGAGTTTATAGATGAATTTAGAAATTGGAAATACAATTAA